Proteins encoded within one genomic window of Ranitomeya variabilis isolate aRanVar5 chromosome 4, aRanVar5.hap1, whole genome shotgun sequence:
- the LOC143766909 gene encoding uncharacterized protein LOC143766909 isoform X2: MNKQLNTTHYWLIQQDDCTRRSEGQLTSSIFKSDDLQILQDTTKVIAVTPDISTSIHSKDLSSDPMKQVPSSDSLLTTNENQSHKRGIKKQTAPKAKKSFSCSECGKCFNKKSDLVNHHRIHTGGKPFSCSECGKCFNQKGSLVSHQRTHTGEKPFSCSDCGKCFNQKGSLVSHQRTHTGEKLFSYSECGKCFTHKEKLVTHQITHTGEKPFSCSECGKCFNQKALLVSHQRTHTDEKPFSCSECGKCFTHKEKLVTHQITHTGEKPFSCSDCGKCFNQKGSLVSHQRTHTGEMPFSCSDCGKCFNQKWLLVSHQRTHTDEKPFSCSECGKCFTHKEKLVTHQITHTGEKPFSCSDCGKCFNQKGSLVSHQRTHTGEMPFSCSDCGKCFNQKSDLVNHRGIHTGEKPFSCSECGKCFNQNGNLVSHQITHTGEKPFSCSECGKCFNQKGNLVSHQRTHTGEKPFSCSDCGKCFNQKSDMVNHRRIHTGEKPFSCSECGKCFNQKSDLVNHHRTHTGEKPFSCSECGKCFNQKGNLVSHQRTHTGEKPFSCSECGKCFTHKAKLVTHQITHTGEKPFSCSECGKCFNQKGNLVSHQKTHTGEKPFSCSECGKCFTHKEKLVTHQITHTGEKPFSCSECGKCFNQKGNLVSHQKTHTGEKPFSCSECGKCFTHKEKLVTHQITHTGEKPFSCSECGKCFNQKGNLVSHQRSHTGEKPFSCSDCGKCFNQKSDLVNHRRIHTGEKPFSCSECGKCFNQKSDLVNHRRIHTGEKPFSCSECGKCFNQKGNLVSHQKTHTGEKPFSCSECGKCFTHKEKLVTHQITHTGEKPFSCSECGKCFNQKGNLVSHQKTHTGEKPFSCSECGKCFTHKEKLVTHQITHTGEKPFSCSECGKCFNQKGNLVSHQRSHTREKPFSCSDCGKCFNQKSDLVNHRRIHTGEKPFSCSECGKCFNQKGNLVSHQRTHTGEKPFSCSDCGKCFNQKGSLVSHQRTHTGEMPFSCSDCGKCFNQKSDLVNHRRIHTGEKPFSCSECGKCFNQKGNLVSHQRTHTGQKPFPVQNVGNVLTRKGV; encoded by the exons atgaacaaacagttgaacaccacgcactactggctcatccaacaag atgactgtaccaggagatcagagggacagctgacatcttcaatttttaaatctgatgatcttcagatcctacaagatacaactaaagtgattgctgttactccagatatatcgacatccattcacagcaaagatctgtcatccgatcctatgaaacaggtcccatcttctgattcattactgactactaacgaaaatcaaagtcacaaaagaggcattaaaaaacaaactgctcctaaagcaaagaagtcattttcatgttcagaatgtgggaaatgttttaacaagaaatcagatttggttaatcaccatagaattcacacaggggggaagcctttttcctgttcagaatgtgggaaatgttttaaccagaaagggagtctagttagtcaccagagaactcatacaggggagaagcctttttcctgttcagattgtgggaaatgttttaaccagaaagggagtctagttagtcaccagagaactcatacaggggagaagcttttttcctattcagaatgtgggaaatgttttacccacaaagagaaacttgttacacaccaaataactcacacaggggagaagcctttttcctgttcagaatgtgggaaatgttttaaccagaaagcgcttcttgttagtcaccagagaactcacacagatgagaagcctttttcctgttcagaatgtgggaaatgttttacccacaaagagaaacttgttacacaccaaataactcacacaggggagaagcctttttcctgttcagattgtggtaaatgttttaaccagaaagggagtctagttagtcaccagagaactcatacaggggagatgcctttttcctgttcagattgtgggaaatgttttaaccagaaatggcttcttgttagtcaccagagaactcacacagatgagaagcctttttcctgttcagaatgtgggaaatgttttacccacaaagagaaacttgttacacaccaaataactcacacaggggagaagcctttttcctgttcagattgtggtaaatgttttaaccagaaagggagtctagttagtcaccagagaactcatacaggggagatgcctttttcctgttcagattgtgggaaatgttttaaccagaaatcagatttggtaaaTCACCgtggaattcacacaggggagaagcctttttcctgttcagaatgtggaaaatgttttaaccagaatggGAATCTAGTAagtcaccaaataactcacacaggggagaagcctttttcctgttcagaatgtgggaaatgttttaaccagaaagggaatctagttagtcaccagagaactcatacaggggagaagcctttttcctgttcagattgtgggaaatgttttaaccagaaatcagatatgGTAAATCAccgtagaattcacacaggggagaagcctttttcctgttcagaatgtgggaaatgttttaaccagaaatcagatttggtaaatcaccatagaactcacacaggggagaagcctttttcctgttcagaatgtggaaaatgttttaaccagaaagggaatctagtaagtcaccagagaacccatacaggggagaagcccttttcctgttcagaatgtgggaaatgttttacccacaaagcgaaacttgttacacaccaaataactcacacaggggagaagcctttttcctgttcagaatgtgggaaatgttttaaccagaaagggaatctagttagtcaccagaaaactcacacaggggagaagcccttttcctgttcagaatgtgggaaatgttttacccacaaagagaaacttgttacacaccaaataactcacacaggggagaagcctttttcctgttcagaatgtgggaaatgttttaaccagaaagggaatctagttagtcaccagaaaactcatacaggggagaagcccttttcctgttcagaatgtgggaaatgttttacccacaaagaaaaacttgttacacaccaaataactcacacaggggagaagcctttttcctgttcagaatgtgggaaatgttttaaccagaaagggaatctagttagtcaccagagatctcatacaggggagaagcctttttcctgttcagattgtgggaaatgttttaaccagaaatcagatttggttaatcaccgtagaattcacacaggggagaagcctttttcctgttcagaatgtgggaaatgttttaaccagaaatcagatttggttaatcaccgtagaattcacacaggggagaagcctttttcttgttcagaatgtggaaaatgttttaaccagaaagggaatctagttagtcaccagaaaactcatacaggggagaagcccttttcctgttcagaatgtgggaaatgttttacccacaaagagaaacttgttacacaccaaataactcacacaggggagaagcctttttcctgttcagaatgtgggaaatgttttaaccagaaagggaatctagttagtcaccagaaaactcatacaggggagaagcccttttcctgttcagaatgtgggaaatgttttacccacaaagaaaaacttgttacacaccaaataactcacacaggggagaagcctttttcctgttcagaatgtgggaaatgttttaaccagaaagggaatctagttagtcaccagagatCTCATAcacgggagaagcctttttcctgttcagattgtgggaaatgttttaaccagaaatcagatttggttaatcaccgtagaattcacacaggggagaagcctttttcctgttcagaatgtgggaaatgttttaaccagaaagggaatctagttagtcaccagagaactcatacaggggagaagcctttttcctgttcagattgtggtaaatgttttaaccagaaagggagtctagttagtcaccagagaactcatacaggggagatgcctttttcctgttcagattgtgggaaatgttttaaccagaaatcagatttggtaaaTCAccgtagaattcacacaggggagaagcctttttcctgttcagaatgtgggaaatgttttaaccagaaagggaatctagttagccaccagagaactcacacaggacagaagccttttcctgttcagaatgtgggaaatgttttaaccagaaagggagtctag